Proteins from a single region of Mytilus trossulus isolate FHL-02 chromosome 2, PNRI_Mtr1.1.1.hap1, whole genome shotgun sequence:
- the LOC134705948 gene encoding ankyrin-1-like — protein MGQSVTSRQCGLEQLVLPVGKSVTTRQCGLEQLVLPVGQPVTTRQCGLVQSVIRVGQSAMSILSTCLNKELIETWNKERKSAIKTKAIKRILCLIENNPSVMAVGSSGCGKSTSIHYAALWLHEHQGYEIVTVYNTEEIRLYYKPEYSVHINQGGWKESMLFEALKKGYTDIVELLLGHKADINIISEGQTPLHAAAKKSDKCFVEILLDHSAEIDIRGILGNTPLHTATEKNNIKVVELLLDRSANPNISNDCNETPLLVAIAKGNSEIAMLLLKHKADFNFQGEDNKTPLFISAEKKSGVIKDFISTMSNSVNIIPQYNSAVLYIACISGDFDEVKHLLLQGNIDVNNNENEFLQTALYIASEKGHSDIVFLLFQHHCDANIGNKNNDMPLHAAAKKGHTKVAEILVKHNTSDLNNNDNKCKKSPLYLASEQGHTRIVSLLLHYECDTNLTNENNQSALFVSACNNHKEIVKLLLENKADPYICNSHAQTPLYKALCSGYTHILNLLLEYGVDPNYTLSCNTIPLYLAAAEGKTNIVKLLLYYKTDPNRVNTKNETSLHVAATRGYIDIVKLLLINSANPDIRDNHGKTALHIATEKGYSKMITLLLLYHANPFLHDKHNKTPLFISVEKNIDFMFNFKLETLPKVNVRRAYASMCLYNASKIGDLRKVKLLFKNNTDIDIDYSDNEFMQTALYIASERGHSDIVSFLLDLKCDPSIANMYSKTPFYIARCNGYTTIVKEMLRVNSFLLEKSNEISLYMASSEGFTDIVKSLLKSDIDVNSIDNEYKESALYVASKSGYIDIVALLIRHGGNINLSNKYCQTPLYIASSRGHTGVVNLLLANNCDPNLCSVYDHTSLHVAAYRGHTDIVKLLIQYNCDPNILDVYNQNPIHGASYKGHTEIIRLLIEHKCSPNIMNNYEQTPLDVAIRYRHETVVKILLDNI, from the exons ATGGGACAGTCTGTTACTAGTAGACAGTGCGGACTGGAACAACTTGTCCTCCCAGTGGGGAAGTCTGTCACTACTAGACAGTGCGGACTGGAACAACTTGTCCTCCCAGTTGGACAACCTGTCACTACCAGACAGTGTGGGCTAGTACAGTCTGTCATCCGAGTGGGACAGTCTGCTATGTCAATCCTATCAACGT GCCTGAATAAAGAGTTGATAGAAACAtggaataaagaaagaaaaagtgcaataaaaacaaaagctaTAAAACGAATATTATGTTTGATTGAAAACAATCCCAGTGTTATGGCTGTTGGATCTTCCGGTTGCGGAAAGTCTACTTCTATTCATTATGCGGCACTTTGGTTACATGAACATCAGGGATATGAAATCGTCACTGTCTACAATACAGAAGAAATAAGACTATACTATAAACCCGAAT ACAGCGTTCATATAAATCAAGGTGGTTGGAAGGAATCTATGCTTTTTGAAGCTCTCAAGAAAGGATATACTGACATTGTTGAATTACTGTTGGGTCATAAAGCTGACATAAATATAATCTCGGAAGGTCAGACACCTTTACACGCTGCTGCAAAGAAGAGTGACAAATGTTTTGTAGAAATTCTTTTAGATCACTCAGCCGAAATTGATATCCGAGGTATACTAGGCAATACTCCTCTTCACACAGCTACcgagaaaaataatattaaagttGTAGAGCTACTTTTAGATCGCTCGGCTAATCCGAATATAAGTAACGATTGCAATGAAACACCACTTCTTGTGGCTATTGCAAAAGGTAATTCTGAAATTGCCATGCTGTTGCTGAAGCATAAAgctgattttaattttcaaggCGAAGACAACAAAACGCCTTTGTTCATATCAGCAGAGAAGAAAAGTGGTGTTATTAAAGATTTCATATCAACTATGAGTAACAGTGTAAATATAATACCTCAGTATAATTCAGCAGTTTTATACATAGCTTGCATAAGTGGTGATTTCGACGAAGTGAAACACTTATTATTGCAAGGTAACATTGACGTCAATAATAACGAAAACGAATTTTTGCAAACAGCTCTGTATATTGCTTCAGAAAAGGGACACAGTGACATcgtttttctgttgtttcaaCATCACTGTGATGCCAATATCGGCAACAAAAACAACGACATGCCTTTACATGCAGCTGCAAAAAAAGGACATACAAAAGTTGCTGAAATTTTAGTAAAACACAATACTTCTGATCTTAATAATAACGATAATAAGTGTAAAAAGTCGCCTCTTTATTTAGCATCAGAACAAGGTCACACCAGAATTGTTTCATTGCTGCTACATTATGAATGTGATACTAATTTAACTAATGAAAACAATCAGAGTGCTCTTTTCGTATCAGCATGTAACAACCACAAAGAAATTGTAAAACTATTATTAGAAAACAAAGCTGATCCATACATCTGTAATTCACATGCTCAAACTCCTCTATATAAAGCGTTATGTAGCGGttatacacatattttgaatCTGCTTTTGGAATATGGAGTTGATCCTAACTATACACTTTCTTGCAATACTATTCCTTTGTATCTTGCTGCAGCTGAAGGAAagacaaatattgtaaaattgttattatattacAAAACTGATCCTAATAGGGTCAacacaaaaaatgaaacatcTTTACACGTAGCAGCAACGAGAGGGTATATAGATATTGTGAAACTTTTGCTCATTAACTCAGCTAACCCCGATATACGAGATAATCACGGTAAAACTGCTCTGCATATAGCTACTGAGAAGGGATATTCTAAAATGATAACTTTGTTGCTTTTGTATCATGCTAATCCTTTTTTACATGACAAGCACAACAAAACGCCCTTGTTTATTTCTGTTGAAAAGaacattgattttatgtttaaCTTCAAATTAGAGACACTTCCTAAGGTAAATGTTAGACGTGCATATGCTTCAATGTGCTTGTACAATGCGTCAAAGATTGGTGATTTAAGAAAAGTTAAATTATTGTTCAAAAATAATACTGATATCGACATCGATTATTCGGATAATGAATTCATGCAAACAGCTCTGTATATAGCATCGGAGAGAGGTCATAGTGATATTGTATCATTTTTGTTGGATTTAAAATGTGATCCTAGCATTGCCAATATGTACAGTAAAACCCCTTTCTATATCGCACGTTGTAACGGTTATACAACTATTGTGAAAGAAATGCTCAGAGTAAACagttttttattagaaaaaagtaatgaaatatCTCTTTATATGGCTTCATCTGAGGGCTTTACAGATATAGTTAAATCATTGTTGAAATCTGATATTGATGTTAATTCGATTGATAATGAATACAAAGAATCAGCATTGTATGTAGCGTCAAAAAGTGGTTATATTGACATTGTTGCCTTGTTAATACGTCATGGGGGAAATATCAATTTGTCTAATAAGTATTGTCAAACACCCCTTTACATAGCATCAAGTAGGGGTCATACGGGTGTTGTAAATTTATTGTTAGCAAACAATTGTGATCCTAATTTATGTAGTGTATACGATCATACTAGTCTCCATGTAGCAGCATATCGTGGGCATACTGACATTGTTAAACTTTTGATACAATATAACTGTGATCCTAATATTCTTGATGTGTATAACCAAAATCCTATCCATGGCGCATCATATAAGGGTCATACAGAAATCATAAGACTATTGATAGAACACAAGTGCAGTCCAAACATAATGAACAATTATGAACAGACACCTCTAGATGTAGCTATAAGATATCGTCatgaaactgttgttaaaatattgttagataacatttga